From Toxorhynchites rutilus septentrionalis strain SRP chromosome 2, ASM2978413v1, whole genome shotgun sequence, a single genomic window includes:
- the LOC129765779 gene encoding uncharacterized protein LOC129765779 — MTEDSDGGGPSWTFGSRFSSLDVDQQELDSTQTLTKGNNRGNKGNKRTAVRATHQEYQFTKQQKVDTIAVHNGPRYLILKRTDEGKTMATVSPFFSRKAMDSITSNITIGRTKDGGLLLKTINRQQAVKLLKQTQLGTMTIAIMEHPTMNTTRGTIFCPDLNMHKDEEITEELKHAHVINVKRIKRRNGAKLEDSGAFILTFNLGTLPNSIDVGFHLCRVRQYIPPPLRCMKCLKFGHKKDVCKGNQTCANCANLYHDKTECQQERRCIVCRGGHHTLSKDCPVYTDELEIQRMKTTEKITYREARQKRRLQAPDPNPPRLRQLFSSHFNTSEGEPKKVNTTRDNNAGKSNENS, encoded by the coding sequence ATGACGGAGGATTCAGATGGCGGAGGGCCATCCTGGACCTTTGGATCTAGGTTCAGTAGTTTGGACGTGGATCAACAGGAATTGGATAGCACACAAACGCTTACAAAAGGAAACAATAGAGGAAACAAAGGAAACAAAAGGACAGCTGTTCGAGCAACACACCAGGAATATCAATTTACTAAACAACAAAAAGTGGACACAATAGCTGTTCACAATGGACCAcgttatctgattttaaaacgTACAGACGAAGGAAAGACAATGGCTACTGTTTCCCCGTTTTTCAGCAGAAAGGCAATGGACAGTATCACATCCAATATCACGATAGGAAGAACGAAGGATGGTGGACTGCTACTGAAAACCATAAACAGACAGCAAGCAGTAAAGCTCTTGAAACAGACTCAACTTGGAACAATGACCATCGCAATAATGGAACATCCTACAATGAACACAACCCGTGGAACCATCTTCTGTCCAGATCTGAATATGCATAAAGACGAGGAAATCACAGAGGAGTTGAAACACGCACATGTTATCAATGTAAAACGAATCAAGCGGCGGAACGGTGCAAAGCTGGAAGACTCAGGAGCATTCATCCTTACCTTCAACTTGGGAACCCTCCCAAATTCTATTGATGTAGGTTTTCATCTGTGCAGGGTTCGACAGTACATCCCACCCCCACTGCGGTGCATGAAATGCCTAAAATTTGGTCATAAGAAAGATGTTTGCAAAGGAAATCAGACTTGTGCCAACTGCGCGAATTTATACCATGACAAAACTGAATGCCAGCAAGAGAGAAGATGTATTGTCTGCCGTGGAGGACACCATACCTTATCTAAAGACTGCCCAGTGTACACCGATGAACTCGAAATTCAACGTATGAAGACCACCGAAAAGATCACCTATCGTGAAGCCAGACAAAAGAGAAGACTACAAGCACCGGACCCTAACCCACCACGACTGAGACAGTTGTTCTCTAGTCACTTCAATACATCTGAAGGCGAGCCCAAGAAAGTGAACACTACTAGAGACAATAATGCAGGAAAATCCAACGAGAACTCATAA